In Miscanthus floridulus cultivar M001 chromosome 8, ASM1932011v1, whole genome shotgun sequence, the sequence TCATCCAATGCTCCAAGCATGACAAAGTAGGTGGTTACCAAACATCTAAATACATATTTAACAGTGAGCGGACTTATGATTGGCAATACTGCAGCAATTACCGTTGGATCCTTGTATGGTGCCTCCAGCAAGTACACCTCATAGCCTGATTTCTGCAAAAGAGAGAATAGGAATCAGAACACTATCAGGATGATTTCGCTATGAAATGAGATGAGACATTAATTAAAAAGAAATGAAATTCAAAATAGCATGCAAGAGTAGCTCCTGAAACGTCAATATTGTCTAACAAAAACAAGATTATTCCACTGAAATATATACTTTGAATAGCTTTCACAAAATAGCACTCAACAAGTTATACTAAAAAATGCAAAATACACTTCAGACCAACAAAACCAGCAATCATTGCTTTCTTCAGCAGTGCGGTAGTTGATTCTGGCCATGTAGAACTATGGTCTACTGCACCAATCAAAGAGAACACGAACGAAAGCCAAAGGCACCTCAATAGCAAAAACAAGTACTACTCGGCACATAAGAAAAATGCTAATGGAAAACAAGCCAGCTACCATACAAAATGATACAGTAAGGGTAACAACCAACAAGTACATGGAGGGAGCAGGATAAAATTACACAAGCATGAGGACTCTTAAAAAGAAAAATAACAATTGAAGGGTTGTTCCTTGTAATGAGATAAAAGTATTCCACAGGATATAATACcttttaggaaaagaaaaatataTCATCTCCTTGGAGGTGAATTTTTATTTTCAAGCAAGTGGCACCTCTTTAATGGGTTAAACCCCAAAAAAGAAGAAATCCATAAGCAAAGTAATCTTGTAGTCAACACATCAGAGACTGAGGATTTACCTTCGCAGTTGCCCAAAATTGAGCAAAATCAGCTACCCGCAGATTGCGGTCATCCACTAAAACGGCCAGGAATATCAGCAGTAAACAAAGTCAGTTACCAGAAACACAGCATCAGCCGTTGGAATTGAAGGCATCTATTGGTGCACAACCGCTGAATTTTGCTAGGGCAGCTAAAGTGTTACTAAAATTGAAGTTTTAAACAATACAAAATATCATGAAGTACCAACAAAAGTGGGCACTGTCCAAATTTCAAGTTATCCATCCTGTCACTTTTGGAAACAAAGCAGCACATAACTGAAGACCCAACCAAAAGAGAATAAAAAATTTTCTGATTGCTGAAAAGAAAAGGAATATCTTCCACTGGTACATGAAGGTGTTGACTGCTGATATGTAGCACTGATGGTGTGAAAGAGGGAAAAATAAGCCTGGTAAAGTTTTTCGTTAACCCATGAAATTTGAAGGCAACTATATGTGGCCTCCAAAATATTGGAGAGACAACCACGAGAAGAAAATACTACATATGGGAATTGGGAAGTATGGTTGAGGTATAAGCTGCTCTAAATAACTTCATACCAATCACAAATGTAAAATTTCCTTTGTCAAGGGTCTTTGAAAATGCCTTCAACATGCTTGACCTGTACGTCTATGAAATACACAGAAAAAATCAGCAATGACAATACGGGTTTAGATAATAGCTGATAAACAGCCAAAAAGAACAGAAACAAAATCAAGTAGCAAGGACTGAGTTGAAACCAAAAAAAAGTTATTTGTAACTTTATATTCAAAGCCTGCCCAGAGAAGGCCTAAAAATGGACCTAATTCTATATGTTGATGTTCTGGAGGGGCAACATAtgattcattttttatttttaaaatgttATCATTGGGCATCGTATATTCAAAGATACCTTAAAATTCCTTTTCCTAGTATCAACAAAGAAGCATCACCATGAAAAGTTGAATGACTAGGCAATTAGCTTTGCATATTTTTAAAAATGATAGCATTTGAGTGTAATAGCTTTGCTAATGTAATGAGCTCGAGTTTGCaggtgcatatgacaagataaaaAGAATTACAGAGTTGTTGAAAGTAATATCACCTCCTCCATTTCCGGCTCATAACAATACTCAATCACTTTCTTGGTCAACTGCCTCCTCCCTTTTGATGCACTAGAAGATTTTGAGCCTTCAGTGTCTTCCACTTTCTAAGAGAACATTGGCCAGATTACCCAGATTAAGACAATCATTACACAAACTAAATCAATATTGGAAAGAACAGTAGTCTCCAATCCCTGCTGACCTTCTCAACTTCAATCATGAAATAATCATCCATGGAGTGGATCCTAGGCGCATTTGCACCATTCCCAACTTCAAGATCGCGCAATGCCTTTGCCAGATAACTCTTTCCACTACCTACATATTACAGTTTTGTACGAATTATAGTTCACAACCATAGTGAAAGACAACCTAACTGCGGATTTGTGAAATAACTTTATTGAATACAAAAATTGATAATTTGGGACACTACACTATAAAGCCAATATCATTCAGTTATGCAAACCACATATGCAATATGAACTTTACAAATTGCCAGTTTAAAAGAACAGAACAAAGTGTGCTGATTTCATCCTCATCCATAATGTAAAAGCGCTAATGTATGACACTGTTTTCATTCCATGCTATGATGTAGGAACCGCTATCATAATCATTTAGGAAGTTGAAattaataaatattatttaatttGCATGCAATTATTTTTGTCAATAATACAATGATAAGAAAGTCAACAGTATTTGAAGTAAACCTGGAAGCCCTCTGAGGATCATAACAATATGATCAGGGCGTGAACCACGAAGGGGCGGCTTGAACAAATCACAAGCATTGATGATCGTGACTTTGGAATTTTCCAGAGAATAATGTGCACTGGTCGGCCTTCCATCTATCAAGTTCTGCTCTGACTGCGGTCGATAAATGAAACCTGGCCCCTGTTAGTGAATAAGCAAACAGTGGTAAACGCTTTTGATGTAAGAATAAGCCATCTGCCATCCTAAACTTCTAAAACATATTGGTGCTGAAAGCATAGAGGCACCTCATCGTTGATGTGTCCATCATAACGGTTTGTGTTTGGCATCGGATGAGCTTGAGGCAAGGTATGAGCGGTCGATGGAATAATTTCCGTTGTTGGAGAACCAGAAAGGACAGGAAACAATGACGAATTTGCAGTCGGACGTGGCGGTGCAGCACAGTAATCCTGGTTAGAGGGGAATGGAGGCTCTGCTGGCAGTGGCACGGCACCTGCCTCAAGATGCCAAGCATGTGAACCATGGGGATTGGCTGCCTCAGGATAGCGAGGCAGTGGAGGGTGCAGCGCCACACCAGGAAATGCCTCTGGGTGGAACTGATGGAAATGGTGATTAGCACCGTCAAAATACTTCCGGTGAGGGCCTTCTTCGGGCATAAAACCTTGACCGAAGCCATTATGCCTGTCTTCAATCGGCACGGGAGGTGGCAACTTTTGGTCGAAATCCGCGAAACCACCTCCTTGCCGGGGATAGAATCTACCTCCTCCGTAACCAAAGCCGCCGTCAGGTGGGCAACCAGGAAGTGGATTGCGGCCATGGTCCCGGATCAGGCCGAGCAGCCGGTCGCCCTCCACAGAAGCCCttcccggcggcggcggaggcacaAAGTCGTACGGATCGAACGGTGGTGCCTCGCCCACGCGCATCCGCTTGTGAGGTCCCTCCCTGCCGGGGAGCTCGTAGGGACGCGGATCGTGCGGCCCGGGAGGTGGAGGGCCCCACATCggccgcggtggcggcggcgggtggaAGTCGTATGGGAAGGGGTTCGGCGGGGGAGGGGGTGGCGGCGG encodes:
- the LOC136476017 gene encoding uncharacterized protein, encoding MDHSWRFPAGAGTGADLCPVCCARHFPFCPPPPLPPHPFPYDLQPPPPPPPPNPFPYDFHPPPPPRPMWGPPPPGPHDPRPYELPGREGPHKRMRVGEAPPFDPYDFVPPPPPGRASVEGDRLLGLIRDHGRNPLPGCPPDGGFGYGGGRFYPRQGGGFADFDQKLPPPVPIEDRHNGFGQGFMPEEGPHRKYFDGANHHFHQFHPEAFPGVALHPPLPRYPEAANPHGSHAWHLEAGAVPLPAEPPFPSNQDYCAAPPRPTANSSLFPVLSGSPTTEIIPSTAHTLPQAHPMPNTNRYDGHINDEGPGFIYRPQSEQNLIDGRPTSAHYSLENSKVTIINACDLFKPPLRGSRPDHIVMILRGLPGSGKSYLAKALRDLEVGNGANAPRIHSMDDYFMIEVEKKVEDTEGSKSSSASKGRRQLTKKVIEYCYEPEMEETYRSSMLKAFSKTLDKGNFTFVIVDDRNLRVADFAQFWATAKKSGYEVYLLEAPYKDPTGCAARNVHGFTLDDIKKMAADWEEAPPLYLQLDIHSLFHDDDLRGRSIQEVDMDTEDVDDANDTTSIIAENSQKAVQDPPYEGFSKLGEKWNSEVEDDLDGLKELGQSKWSKEFEDDTEKSKDREENTHALSGLARTYSTGRKRVSWGDRLEKGGFSISATKRKLTSSLVIGPGSGYNLVSNPLAEDDSIGTKGKTNNETKRRFSEQLRVEGESFRAVFDKTKQRIGVFENGEEE